Sequence from the Crassostrea angulata isolate pt1a10 chromosome 9, ASM2561291v2, whole genome shotgun sequence genome:
TATTAGAATATTATTTAGAATGAATGTTTCAGAAATGTTATTTATCTCAATCAATCGTGTGtcatgaatttttatttatttattttttagaatagATGGACAATATTGCTGTGACGGGTACAGACGGGTTCAAGATAAATGTATAGGTATATATTGTCTTAGAtatttattgaaagaaaattttaactTGTATGTGTTAATACATCAAACAGTAGTCACGCAAGTGTAAACATTTgatattcatatttatatgcATAGCCTGTGAAATTGGATTATATGGAAAAGATTGTGGCACCAAGTGTCGTTATCCCACGTTTGGACAGGACTGTCAATCTTTGTGTAACTGTACTGTCACTAACTGTGATTATGTTAAAGGATGTGAACAGTATATTGGGGGTATGTACACGTTTATTcattaattgtaaaataaaacataaaatatttttaaatttctaactCATAAATTTTCTCTAGAATATCTCATTATATCTTTGCATTTGCATATTTAATGTGAAAATGATTGATAATATGCATAAAAGTTAGGGTTCTGTTACAGACTATCAGATTCATTCTACACTGCACTTGATTTACAACACTGTCACAGAGGAGCGAATAGGTGATGTTAATAATCAAATAACGTTAACAGAATACAGCTTAGATTTTAacgcattttttttataagctaACAATCcggtttttttaataatcattatGATTTTTCGTAAATGGTATGTCTCAAAATCAATAGTAAGCACAAAATAGTTAACAAGTATATCCTTTCATTAAGTTCAGgacattttgttgttgttttttttccacCTTGTGAAAGTATATCGAGAAAGTATTTATCTTATTATGAGAGATATATAAATAATGCTATTCAAGGGTATCACGGTAATTTTATTTTGCTCATGATGGgggattatattttttttatttttgatatagtATGTTTTTTAGCAGAATTTATAGCAGAATCATATGACACAGATCGACGAATCATATGCTTTGGAGAAACAcgatattaaaataaatgatactaCATATAATTATAGTTCAAGCTTTAGTAATGGTGAACAATGTGAATATACATTGTCAAGTTACAGTCGGGCGACAAAGTTGATTCGGAAATACTGTAACATAGTCCGGTGATATTTTCTATCATAAAGATTAGCTAGACGCAAATATCAGGGTTCACAAACTCGTTATGGAAAACAAGCACACGAAAAAGTGTGAATAGGGGTATTATAAACGTAATTTTATAAGACATTAAAAGTTCTAGCTAGATAGTTTGGCAGACATATATTCATTCTGACTACAGTAGCTATATATTAATGTAACAAAAGTATtgttaaacaattttaagaaaCAATTGTATTTTTCAATTCTTACTTTTAACCaacaaatatatttgtatacatgtttctgtaaaaaattaatCGGATTGAATTGGATAAAGGAATGTCCTAcaatcatataataatgtattataaataGGCAATTCTTTTTTGATTGATAATAGCTTTAGTTccgtttcttttttctttttttttctttttctttttttttttgtaaaatgcctaaatatatgatttttccATAATTTAAATGATACTAAATATAATATAGGACTAATGATGTTATAGATTTTATAagttgataaaatttaaatcgATCCAACAATTCAAATGATAGCCGGCCTTTtggtaaaatatcaaaattgttagACAGTTTTATCATAGcttactaatacatgtacgtacgaaagccgagaaggatcattcgagatacgagattcgaaatacgagattcgaaatacgagattcgagattcgaaattcgagattcaatatctaattaaccaatcaaatcaaggatctgaaaacacgtatcctagcgacatcaaactgttctaaataaagattattagcacatgctcttatatacaaataaatgctatgttcacttctccctagctaactaaataattgtttgtatttatttttacaccGAATATTCAAGTAGaatagtaataatgcagtgtgtttCGCAGATctatgtgattttgtttgcccttgtgcatttccacctgatgcgtttgaaccctggggtatttcaccaccagtaatagtttaaacccCGGCTTTATTCACCCTTTTTGTGTacaaatgcggttatggtagagagtTTCATTTATAAGCGgagccaatttttttttggtagggcggtcctaggccaattttcaataattttactatgtatatTAAGCTTCAATTTTCCCGAGGAAAGTCCAgaccccctgaccccctcctttatAGACCTCCTccgcgcatgaagattagtatctaaaatacgttttaatctaaatataaataatcagtccaggtttcaccaataaatataagcattgcttatcgttttttatgtatacaggcatacactagtactatgattataaactaatcattgaaatattatcacatcatacggaattattaatatatatacaattttttttcccttttcttgAGTAAACAACCtcttatgagtcttacttttggcattgttttcaatatagaaggatacatattctgtacaattaaaggtagggataatagggtgccaatttgttcacattgccgatttcttgtgcagagaacagtaaaattttaaaaatttgattgtgcatgaatttttcaaaatctattgttgtagtttgttataattcattcattgatatatcaacaagaaagaatagaaGGTATAGACAGGCATATGTATCACACCCAAGTTGAGtgtctctgtagtttcctaccccccccccccctcaacgcatcaaaattgacaataattgcatataaatcatacaaaagtttactttgtatgtaagtaactctctaaagatgtaaataagcactgcaaagacgtgtgtacttaatatactactacattacacttagccagataaaatgtaatcagggtGATAGCTACAAGGGGCGAGaagtgcaaatttaccaatttgtcgccatacacacagaacaccaaataaagaaactgtgtgTGGTGTGGGGAATGCATagaagatggcggcaaattatctcaaataaccAGTGCGAAAATcaacaaataggctgttatttgttacctatcctgcaaatacattgataaaaaatgttatcgtcacaTAACAtggccgattaagttaatgtttacatattatggtcaacgtacatgtaattctaatgtacatggaggcggacgtatcaggcggggatccagaatgtttttttccaaaaatgatcggttgaattccattaaatgctttgaaaattgtcttATTAAAAGTATCGAgcgggtcaaaatgcatgatagaagctatgtacagtgtaattggaaactttcattttatatcaatatgtagtaatacctattataacaaatgagagtatagcccAACTGCCACAAACAATACATGTCTTTTACCGGCACCaccccctccccataaaaaaatgaaataattgtcgttttatttgctaaacatgtgtgtggttcaagatttttctaaaggacatacccgattagaattgaaaaatgagtcgtttaaaactaattttgagagagagagagagagagagagagagagagagagagagagagagagagagagagagagagagagagtcgatgtaaatcacacgTGCGTTAACACCGttcaaattaaagcttgctagttggtctgccctatcctagctacctcctctcttttctcctttgAGTGGCTTAACTGTCTGTATATgcttgtatcaaatcaaacaatttcaaattctaaatcaaaattgaatatgacactacaaaactctctctctctctctctctctctctctctctctctctctctctctctctctctctctctctctctctctctctctctcatatcgacaatgacattgataccctacaatacactattcctatctggattgttgtcgttgaggttgtaaatcattatatctccTATTGTTTAAAACGTTATCATAACctttattttgacatgtcgattatttcattgaatttcgtttcatagctaaaaccacactcaattttaattatttagatcAACCAGATCTTttttcgcgagccgatttttacacagttggggcgaatacactacGGGTTAAAATGGTTCGGGGGGAAAATACATACAGgaaaaacaaaatcacatagattcgcaaagccaacagtgttatcactcatttaattgtttatattgtgtggggttaattcattaatgttaatttaaccattttataaccattacataagagctattaagacagttatttgtaggaaagatcatgtacgaatgatctttatttaaaacagtttgatgttgctaggatacaggtttcagatccatgatttgattggttaatttagatattgaatctcgaatttcgaatctcgaatctcgtatttcgaatctcgtattttgaatctcgaatctcgaatgatccttctcggctttcgtatgtACGTGTCTAATTCCGCCGGGATATAAATAACCAAATGGTTATGCGACATGAATTTCTGACCTATACAGGAAGTAAtatttgcgatttaaaaagCATTAATTCGCAATTAACATGTATCTGCCTTTGGGTCCAATATGCTGCCATCATTTCAATCAACAACTTTATACTATAAAGAATATTCAATATGTAACTAGGCACTGACAAAAAAGATTGTGAACAAATATGTGAACTATTTTTCAAGTGTTTTTACCTTACATGGTATGTAACATAAGCgtatattaaaatattcttagttgtgattaattttatttacacgACGTGATTATAGAtctaaatgaaaatgtacataaccattattatagatatatttcgcacaaaatatataaataatgtttGGTGTCTTATTACTCTTTTACACTTTTTATATGTACTGATATTTTGGTTATCTTAGAATgcttattcaaacattttttttaatgtttggttACAGGTCCTTCCAATCTTTCTGAAGAATCTACAACGCATTCCAATACTTCTAAATGTGATGCAAAGAAAACATCtaataaaagtatcaattatCTACTGTATCCAATATCAGGACTAACAGCAGTATCTTTCATCATATATATGGTTTATCTTAACACACGATCTTTAGAAAAACGTCTAGTGAAAACAAACACAgtataacaaattatattttatgtaatattgttgatctGGCTGGGATTGATAGCAAAACATAAAACATCGTTGTGTGTATATACtgccatttatttttgctaataagaaaaattaggAAATAAGGGGAGGTCTTCAAACAGTCATAATATCAATTGCCAGACATTGAATATAAGTTATAAAAGGTGAGCAAATGACATCCCccatattaaacaaatatataaatatcaacatgtaccaaatatacatgcaacaaaaatattgttgaacaaaaacagCATTTCGCACAACAACAGCAACATACAAGTGTAATACAGTGCAAAATAAATCCCCAACTATAAAGGTGATGAAGGGGAAGGAAGGTGGGTTGATTGCGGTATTTACAAACTTGTTGCTAGCTGACAGTTAAAATGCGGGACAAAACGCCGCACTCTGATTGGCTAATGTGGACAATTAAAGAAGATCAGCTAAATACTcaaaaatactcaaaaaatttaaattacaattatattatgACTAGACTATTATTTTTGGCACTggcataaaaataacatatcacaattcacataaatgctattatttacaataatgctgTATATAAAACACACATTATTGaatctaataaaataaaattattttcaaatcaacATCTAAATTGGATTAGTGTGAAGTATTCAAAATAGattagactttgacccgtgcgtgcaggggttgacattgcatacgGACATTTACGATATAGATACATTGACACACcgttttgttgacatttacataacaaagctataagcatACATAAATGCTATTTAATTCACTACACTTTGCTTAGTTAGAATGATCTAACAGTGTCTCAGGAAAGATCcccaccacagttagaatgcttcccatatacccgtaatgcagcagaaaattgcagaatcgctccgaaacgattttagagaaaattaatgaagttgcgTTTAAGATAACAGTCACAATTATCAAAGAAAACCTTTCATTCTTTCGTTAAACCAGGTCCTTagacatttatcattttaacaataaaacattctatctttactctcctaacaaatataatgtgaattttttgcatgaaagcaaatttaattttttttgtttgccatcacgaagacaaaagtaagtttATGTACTAAGTcgatatgtatatttgttatttcataatttatgtCATAAGAAATCATAACTATATAGTATAGGAACAGAATGTATAGAAAATttctaatgaaaatatacacttatttgtattatcgtttctgagtttattcatacAAATTTAATATTGTGGAaaccgttagcgtgaatgtaaagcgcacgcgcaagattgtaaaatccaaaaaatccagatgagtTCTAGGATTTTTTAAGGagttttcgttgattattaattagcgaagcttagttgagaaaaaaaatggtaatcttcaagtaccaatgatgtttaaattatataaaacaaaagacagtgcTTTTCCGAaattctcggtattaaagcccaaaaattcgagtctattattttaatatagtagtatagatttaaAACTGGATTTTTATTCCTACATTCaccaaagtgaaaaaaaaatattgatatgttTATGGTGTAATCTTATTTTCACTATGAATTACTGTATTTTACTTTGATAAACTTTAAAACTATGCTGCTTTGTTTCTTGTGACGATTTAGTTACCAAACTGTTGGCAAGAgtcgttttgtttttgttaaacgGTTTACAAACTAATGTGTTTTAAATCATGGATACTGTGAAACTAACGgtaaataaaacacaatatttAGCTCAGTAACAAAATGGTGTTATTTATGGAAAATCTTATAAAAACTAATAGCAGTTGAAAATAAAATCGGAAATATAAATTCACGCGAAAAACATCACCTTTGAAAccatttgaaaagaataaaGTCACGTCCAACACAACTCGATATCAAATGTCAAACTTTGAGTTGTTTACGGTCTGGTGAATGTTTTTccaactgatattttttttcatacttaaTACAAACTTTTTTCATACTTAAAACATACTCTTTTGAAAATTGGTACTATTTTAAACTGCAGTATCCTTTAGACCTTGGTGGTATTGTACGTTCTTTAATTTTCCTGAGGTTATACTAGTGGTAcatgtgttacattaaaagtttaaaatttatcaatttaaacttaactataacagtttatagttaagtttaaattgataaattttaaacttttaatgtaacacatgTAACTTTTAGTGAAAGTAATAGGGAAAAAAATAGTGTGTTTTAAATGAAGCATGAACGGTTTGGACAAGTATTTGATAACCGTGTGAGGCTGAATGAGAACTTTTTCGCACAAGAGAAAGTATTTTGACTCACATGAACCATGATATAAGAGGATGATAATTAGATTACACATGATGCAGTTACCATCCAACTCATGGTGGCCCATCCTAAACCGGGAagcatgatttgaacaaacttaattcTCCACTACCTTACGTTGCTTGCACACATtcgatgtttttaaaaaagaatttttaagaatattccgtctttttttatgtaaaaattgaaccaCCGTTTCGAATTCACTATACCTTTAGAGATGTTTTTACATGGTAAGTTTCAGATTTATTCgtgaatttgtttttcataaagttttttttttaactaaacatacagtaccgtcaacgcggatcccgtattttccgCGCACCCCCGCGGTCCAAATTGCAACGCGGTTTAAACACCTGTCTCAGGTAAAAACCGCGTGCCCCCGCGGTGCAATCACCCATAATGACAACACCCCCGCGGTTTGAACGATCGATTACAGGTGTTAAAAAGTATCAAAAAGGAACACGAGTTATCTCCcgcgattaaaaaaaaatataacatgcatTAAACGTAAATGTAAGTTAACAAATGCATAAAGATAATCATGATCCTTTTATAGAAAATCACatattttgaaggtaaatatttttttttatatttgctgtttatttcGTAATACTGGGGTAATACTGGGGTAATATTTGAATTCTTAAGCTGTTATCTTTACAATCCAAGGTGAAATGAGCCATGCCCGCAGGTGGTTGAAAAATCATGCTTTACTAACTTATTGATATATCGATATacgattaaattaaattttaaaatctaacaaaaaaatgtaaaattaataagacttatttacttaaattaaatattttactttattcaggtatgtttatttttattttcaatatcattttatctttttatcctATGAAACCgttattaaaaattcattcaaattttaaaagtggcTTAATTGCTCATATTACGGAAAATCACGACTTTATAATTGCTGTAACAAGCGTCATTGTTTTGataagaattttataatttgttcgATAAATTGATTTCAACCAGCTCTGTAGACCGACTAGTTGTAGCCTTATAAAAACACATGCTCACAGTtaaatgttcaaagaaaaatcAGTTCTCCTAATTAAAACACAAAGGAAAAAGGTActcataattaaaattgtatgattCTTCACATCGCACGggttttattcagttttaaactAAGTGTTGCCCTGAAAAGATACACTATATATACACGTATATTTTGTGATTCTCATAAAACAATGGCTAGGCGTTCTGGTGTGCGTGAAGATAGACATTTCTTTACAAGAAATGGAATAAGGTTGTTACATCACAAAACAATATGGGACgttgtacatgttattaaatgcatacatctcgagttactttttaaaaaattcaaatgccaACTATTTTCCTTCattgtgtatattaattataaGTCGCGAtcatttcctgtgtatagtgattaacAAACCTAGGGTAGAAAACGACATGCTCTAGGGGTTTTCACAACTattcaagacaaaagaaaacctCCAAATTGCGTACGGCTTCGTCTAACCGTACACCTATCTTACAGAGGAGGCTTCTTGGTTGAGTGTCGCCGATCTTGATTTTATCTACGATCTTtatgtgtgagagagagagagagagagggtaaTGCTCTTTAGCCCCCCTCCCTCCAACGACGCCACTACATTCAATTGAAAATTACTTATATTAAAATTTCCTAAGtttagtattcataaaagacATTGTGATTGAATCCAATATGCAGTTTCAGTCTGAGTCCACGTGcttcacctgtcaatcaaatcagcccgcgagcTGCACCACGTGCTTCTTCTTTGATAAAGGAAAACAGTTTCGTTCTATTAGTCTTCAggtaaaggaaaaaaagaagtttgtcttacaataaagaatttaacactgtttatgatgttttatttaatgcttgacaCTGTGTTTGTGAAGTTTAGTTCGTATACAACGTTATTATTTCTCTCTCAGTCTCTTTTTTTCGGGGGAAGAGACATGTTAAACACCTTTTACAGTTTAAGAAGGcagtaaaatgaaacaattattttttgttactgttagattaattgtttgatatacgGGTAGAATTCCTGGTTGTCACTTGTTGCAAGGAATATCCACCTGCCTCATATCCGTGAATTCAGTGCGATgttttcacacctttgtgtaaaacaattgaGACAAATACAGTTAACTTTGACAGTCATTAAAACGTTAGAAAGGGGGTAAAAAAACCCGTTATAATTTGCTACTGATACGACATATGTGTAGTAGCTTCATATTCAACAcagataaaatgatatcaatatctttttatattttaagggtaaagtaaaattttcatattttgccgTTAATCGTATGGTATACGTACACCGCGTAGCGTGTGCTTGTCACGAACTAGGTTAATTGTCTTGAGTATCAAcagtctctctttctctctctctctctctcttgaagGTGTTAGGTTTTTTGCGGATGGGGTGCATCTGAAACACGTTTAACAGTTAAACAGATAACAGTAAAATGAATAACTATTTATTGTTATTGctgttagtaaaattgtttgaaaaacaaatgaaattcgGATTTCCTGATGGCCACTCGTTACACGGATTATCCACCtgtctcatatacatgtaccagtgtatTCTGTGCAttcaagcgtagagtgatttcccGTCAATGcgatggtttcacacctttgtgttaaacaattgggactaaagtcaagtacaatttacatgtactttcacaGTCGTTAAAACGTTGAAGAGGTGGAGGGGGCGGTTACGAAAAACGGTATTCGCAgctgatactacatgtacatttgtgttGTAGCTTCATATTGAACTcattaaaaaagtgaaaaataatattgtatagTTCTAACCCTCTCCGTCATGtagattacattataaaaatgattaaatatttttgaaataataattatatcaacagttacatgaaaattattacgggagcagatgattctttaattaaaatatctctAAAATAATCGATAAGGAGTTTTGAAAACGTGCATTAAAAATACGTAATCATTTAAAtatgtgaaatgaaaacaatagaTCAGGCATGGCTAGCATAGAATGACTCTCAGTGTTAGGTGGCCGTCTTATTGTCTAATAGCATACAGGTAAAAATTTCCGATCACCTTGTTCAACGGTAGGTCACACCGCCGCGGTTAAAACATGGCTGCAGCGAGGACCGCGATGAAttaaccgcgatggtgtaacgCGGAAAGGATTAAATAACCGCGGGGGGAGCGCGGtcaaatacgggatccgcgttgacggtactgtatGATAATAATTCTTTTACATCTTTAATaaacttatatttttcttattaggaggctttgtgccaagtttgaaTAAATTGACTGAGAAGTTTCTGACAAAgaagttgaaaatataaataggTATACAGACGGAAAGACAGATGGAAAGACAGACAAACAAATGGTGGCCGGACAAAatatgatcagaaaagctcaactgagctttcagctcagatgagctaaaGGTTGAAATTTGGAAATACGGCTTACAATATATTTGTGTAAATGAGGTGGATACAATGTATTGTAGGATTTTCTATCAAACATGGCATTAGCTAGGATACAAAAAATCTATAAACAGAAGTAcacatatatttgataaatacgTATTAGCTTACGGTTTTACCCAAAGCAGTTCTCATCCTCTACACAACACGTTATGttatttaaagtttgttt
This genomic interval carries:
- the LOC128162259 gene encoding uncharacterized protein LOC128162259, whose product is MIIRKMWLSLHIYNNADAMDNAITFCFALLIMLQMLVPVSMNICKGIDGQYCCDGYRRVQDKCIACEIGLYGKDCGTKCRYPTFGQDCQSLCNCTVTNCDYVKGCEQYIGDYQIHSTLHLIYNTVTEERIGPSNLSEESTTHSNTSKCDAKKTSNKSINYLLYPISGLTAVSFIIYMVYLNTRSLEKRLVKTNTV